Within Metabacillus sp. KUDC1714, the genomic segment CAGTGAAGGATGTATTCTAGCCACAAAGGTAAATGAAACAACACCTGTTTCAGGATTAGTTCTGATTGGTGGGGCAGCAACCAATTTAAAAGAGCCAATGATGTATCAAAATCGTCAAACACTTGAGGAAATTAAACGACTAAAAGGGATTAAAGGCAAGCTGTTAAGGTTTCTTGTAAAAGAACATAAAATAGTAAAGCAGTCAGAAGAACTTTTTATTAAAATGGAAGGCTCTGAAGGTGATACGATTAGGTTTAAGCTGAAAAAAATGCCTGCCAAATGGTTTAGAGAGCACTTTTTATATCGTTTAGAAAACGTTCTTGACGCTTTAAGACAGGCAAATTGTCCAATATTGGCTATAACAGGTGACAAGGATGTCCAAGCGAATTCAGAGGATTTAAAGCGAGTGGATGATCTTGGAAAGCTAGATGCAAAGACAGTCGTAATAAAGAACATGGATCATATGCTTAAAGAGTATAAGGGTGAAAAAACGATATTAAATCTAATGAAGCAATACAAGAAAGAGGCAACAGCTCCAATTCACATACAGTTGAAAGCTGAACTAAGAGATTGGTTAATAGAACAATATTTATGAGGGTCAGTCTCTTCAGCGAGCTCAAAGCTGGGGACTGACCCTTAGTTTTGTGAAGGTTTTGTCGAATTGTGTAGATATTTTTAGATATTTGTAGATTGATTGTGTTTGGTTCGTTATAATGTTTGAAGGAGAATAGTACTATAGTTAGGGGAGAAAAAAGTTGCAACAATCCAAACAACTAAGAATAATAGGGTTTATCACCTTGATTGTTGTTATTGTAATAGTAGGAACAATTATCCTTCAAACAAAAGGGATTATGTTGGAGGCCGAAACTAGCTCTGGCAATAGATTAGAAAAAACAAAGGTAACAATTATTACTTCAGATATCGTTGCAGATCAAAGTTGGGGTAGTTTAGCATATAAAGGGCAATTAAAGATAGAGGAACAGTACCCAGTTGATGTTAAGCTTTATAGTGAGATAGAAACAGATAAATTGATGAGTGAAACAATAACTGCTGCAATTAACGAAGGATCAAAACTAATAATAGGACATGGTCGGGAGTTTTCTGATGTTTTTACTGCAACAGCACTAAGTCATCCAGATGTTCAATTTGTTACAATTCATGGGTCATCAAAATATCCTAATCAAACCGTTTATACGTTTGATCAAGGTGAAATTGAATACTTTGCAGCACTAGCTGCTGCTCTAAAAACTAAAACCAATAAGGTTGGGGTACTTTATCCATTTGAACCAAAGGAAAACATTTCTGAATTTGAGAGAGGTTTAGCCTATTATTCTCCTAATTCAAAATCTTACTATAAAGCGGTTGGAAGTAGAGATGATGGTGTCAAGGCAACTCAACTTATGAAGGAGTTAATTGCAGAGGGTGTAGATGTTATTTATAGTAAAGGTAATTCATTCAATCGAGATGTCATAGATTTGGCAAAAAAAGAGAATGTGTATGTCATTGGTTACCTTGATGATCAATCATATATGGGGAAAGAACAAGTTTTAACAAGTGTGATGAATGATGTTTCACAAGCATATGTGGCCGTAATGGAAGATTATTTTAGCGGGTCTGGTATGCCATCAGGAAAAGTAATTCTAAATGAGAGCCACGGAGTATATAGCTTGGCTCCTTTTGGGCCAATGTTTTCTGCACAAGATATAAAGTATATTGAAGCTGAAATGAAGAGATATAGTAGTGGGGAACTAACGTTTCCTTAGAAGGAGGTAAGGAAATTGTGATGAAAAAAATAATAAGAGATATGTCTTTTCGGAGCAAAATTCTCACAATTCTCCTTATATTTACTTTAATTTTTAGCGGATTTTCTCTTATTCTAGTCCAGTCGATTGAGGATATAACTCAAGTAAGTAATAAGATTAAGGGGACAAACATTCCAGAGCTTTTTTGGCTTTCTCAGATAGAAGAGGAGTTAGATGTAAAGGAATATATTGTTGAAAGTGTTATTGACAATGATATGTGCTGTAACTTGGTAGAGGATTATCAGAATTATGAAGCACAAAGTTCTGAAGAGTTAGAAGAGAATTCATTACCAAAATCCCTTGATAACTTTAATAAAAGAGTGGACTTACTTGATTTTGTGATTGTTAACAATGTTCAAGGACTTCTTAACTACAATGATAAAAAGGGAGCAGAAGAATATATTAAATTTAATTTCCTCCCACAGCTCACTAAGCTACAGCAAGAGATACAAGCAGCAAAAGAAGCATCTTATTCAAAATTAAATGGGCATTCTAATACGTTTACCGATATAATTAAGGGTTCACTATGGCTATTGATGTTTGTAACTACTTTAGCGATTGGGTTATCGATTTTAGTCTCGTATCGGATTAGTGCTAGCTTAACAAATCCAATTGAAACAATGATAGGTAAAGTAGATCGTATTGCTAATGGGCAATATGGGTTAACACTTCACTCAACGAATCAGTTAGAGCTTCAGCATTTAACACTTTCGATTAATCAAATGTCCAGACGACTTAAAGAATCATTTAACACAATAATGAATGATAAAATTTATCGAGAGCAAATATTAAATTCATTGCCAGTAGGTATTATTACGATCAATGATAAAACCTCAGAAATTTCATTGAATACATCAGCAATCAAACTGCTTAATAAGAATAAAGAACAGGTAAAAGAGCTTGTTTCTATTCAAGGTGATGAAGTCAATGAAGAGTTTTGGCGGATTTTGTCATCGAAGAAGGCTTGTAAGCATACTAAGGTTCCATTTAGCACACCAGGCGGTCAAAGATTTTTATTAGTCTCTAAAACAGAGCTATTAAATCAGCATCACTGCGTCATTGGTTGGATAATGAATTTTATTGATATAACGGAAACAGACGAATTAGAAAAAAGAATACATCAGTCGGAAAAGTTGGCTGTTGTAGGAGAAATGGCTGCTGGTGCAGCACATGAAATTCGTAATCCGTTAGCGGTTGTACATGGTTTCTTATCATTAATGAATCAGTCATTTTCAGTACAACATAGAAATCAATATCATATGCCGCTCATCATGAAGGAAATAGAACGTATCAATGTGATTATTGAAGAAATGCTACTGCTTTCAAAACCTGGAGCACCGATTAAGAAGGAAGCGTATCTTGAAGATATTTTAGCTGAGTTTTTGCCGCTTATTATTCAGTCCACAGAGGAGATTGAATTTAACATAAAATTGGAACGTACACCGTTGTATGTAGATGCAAAACAGATAAAACAGGTATTCCATAATCTGATTCGAAACA encodes:
- a CDS encoding alpha/beta hydrolase: MNSIIEELVSIKSDVILKGTLALPNTDLDQYPAIVIINGSGSADRDGNMKKPALVTNLYKELAHFLTNLGFITLRYDKRSVGESEGDPIRIGMLDLANDVNSTISFLKQHSKVNSEKIILLGHSEGCILATKVNETTPVSGLVLIGGAATNLKEPMMYQNRQTLEEIKRLKGIKGKLLRFLVKEHKIVKQSEELFIKMEGSEGDTIRFKLKKMPAKWFREHFLYRLENVLDALRQANCPILAITGDKDVQANSEDLKRVDDLGKLDAKTVVIKNMDHMLKEYKGEKTILNLMKQYKKEATAPIHIQLKAELRDWLIEQYL
- a CDS encoding BMP family ABC transporter substrate-binding protein, whose translation is MQQSKQLRIIGFITLIVVIVIVGTIILQTKGIMLEAETSSGNRLEKTKVTIITSDIVADQSWGSLAYKGQLKIEEQYPVDVKLYSEIETDKLMSETITAAINEGSKLIIGHGREFSDVFTATALSHPDVQFVTIHGSSKYPNQTVYTFDQGEIEYFAALAAALKTKTNKVGVLYPFEPKENISEFERGLAYYSPNSKSYYKAVGSRDDGVKATQLMKELIAEGVDVIYSKGNSFNRDVIDLAKKENVYVIGYLDDQSYMGKEQVLTSVMNDVSQAYVAVMEDYFSGSGMPSGKVILNESHGVYSLAPFGPMFSAQDIKYIEAEMKRYSSGELTFP
- a CDS encoding ATP-binding protein codes for the protein MKKIIRDMSFRSKILTILLIFTLIFSGFSLILVQSIEDITQVSNKIKGTNIPELFWLSQIEEELDVKEYIVESVIDNDMCCNLVEDYQNYEAQSSEELEENSLPKSLDNFNKRVDLLDFVIVNNVQGLLNYNDKKGAEEYIKFNFLPQLTKLQQEIQAAKEASYSKLNGHSNTFTDIIKGSLWLLMFVTTLAIGLSILVSYRISASLTNPIETMIGKVDRIANGQYGLTLHSTNQLELQHLTLSINQMSRRLKESFNTIMNDKIYREQILNSLPVGIITINDKTSEISLNTSAIKLLNKNKEQVKELVSIQGDEVNEEFWRILSSKKACKHTKVPFSTPGGQRFLLVSKTELLNQHHCVIGWIMNFIDITETDELEKRIHQSEKLAVVGEMAAGAAHEIRNPLAVVHGFLSLMNQSFSVQHRNQYHMPLIMKEIERINVIIEEMLLLSKPGAPIKKEAYLEDILAEFLPLIIQSTEEIEFNIKLERTPLYVDAKQIKQVFHNLIRNSIEAMGGKGVIDIYSQVTEKDYQVFLKDCGTGISPSMLKTIYDPFSSSKESGTGLGLMIVKRIVENHQGSIDLFETSDSGTTFLIHLPLPKKE